Proteins from a genomic interval of Polaribacter sejongensis:
- a CDS encoding YeiH family protein: MKTTFPKIIFFLIIVFALFSPMNSPTALLLGFVFAIIFKNPFKSKSYKAIHILLKVAVVGLGFGMLLKETLATSKQAFSLTFFSIFLTVSLGLLLTKLLKLDKKLGHLITSGTSICGGSAIAAISPVIKANSKTISVALGLVFLLNSIALFVFPAIGHFLQLSQEQFGMWCAIAIHDTSSVVGAALSYGDEALRIATTVKLSRTLWIIPLAILSMFIFKTKGEKISIPYFILLFVVAIFINSYHLIPTVITSEIVFYSKRTLVVTLFLVGSTISIKDLKSTGIKPIVLAVSLWIFISIFSLIYITH; this comes from the coding sequence ATGAAAACGACATTCCCTAAAATTATCTTTTTCTTAATTATAGTTTTTGCACTATTTAGCCCAATGAATAGCCCAACGGCTTTATTACTTGGTTTTGTATTTGCCATCATTTTTAAAAACCCTTTTAAATCTAAAAGCTATAAAGCCATTCATATTCTTTTAAAAGTAGCAGTAGTAGGTTTGGGGTTTGGAATGCTTCTTAAAGAAACATTGGCAACAAGTAAGCAAGCATTCAGTCTTACCTTTTTCTCTATTTTTTTAACAGTAAGTTTGGGTTTACTGCTTACAAAACTATTAAAGTTAGATAAAAAACTAGGTCATCTAATTACCTCTGGAACTTCTATTTGTGGCGGAAGCGCAATTGCAGCCATTTCTCCTGTTATTAAAGCAAATAGTAAAACGATAAGTGTTGCTTTAGGTCTTGTTTTTTTATTAAACTCTATAGCCTTGTTTGTTTTCCCTGCAATAGGACATTTTTTGCAGTTATCTCAAGAACAATTTGGAATGTGGTGTGCTATTGCCATACACGACACTAGTTCTGTTGTAGGTGCTGCTTTAAGTTATGGAGATGAAGCGCTAAGAATTGCTACAACTGTAAAACTATCTCGAACACTTTGGATAATTCCTTTAGCTATTTTATCTATGTTTATATTTAAAACAAAAGGAGAGAAAATTTCAATTCCTTATTTTATATTACTTTTTGTAGTCGCTATTTTTATAAATAGTTATCATTTAATTCCTACAGTAATTACCTCTGAAATTGTTTTTTACTCTAAAAGAACCTTGGTTGTAACCTTGTTTCTTGTAGGTTCTACAATTTCTATAAAAGACCTAAAATCAACAGGAATAAAACCGATTGTATTAGCTGTAAGCTTGTGGATATTTATCTCTATTTTTTCACTAATATACATCACACATTAA
- a CDS encoding LysR family transcriptional regulator, whose translation MHTKLLIFKTVATYLSFTKAAEQLFISQPAISKSIRNLEEAYKTTLFLRKRNSIELTNEGKAFLIYTNKILEIYAEMENQFLHKNENHPDLINFGVSTTLANYIMPKVIAKFRTQFPNTKFEITAGNSDDIEELILNQTLNFGIIEGKNTNRKLQFSKFMKDEIVLVTNAKNNTFKKGIISLEVLKEIPFIMRELGSGTKEIVVEHLNKHHIKKLNTVVTLNSTEAIKNYLLNSDNFAFISIHAISEELTNNKLKIIDVKDLSIERWFYFVSRTGYQSNLMSYFEKYTLNNYNF comes from the coding sequence ATGCATACAAAACTTCTTATTTTTAAAACCGTTGCAACCTATTTAAGTTTTACAAAAGCTGCTGAGCAATTATTTATATCGCAGCCTGCTATTTCTAAGTCTATTAGAAATTTAGAAGAAGCCTATAAAACTACCTTGTTTTTAAGAAAAAGAAACTCCATAGAATTAACTAATGAAGGGAAGGCATTTTTAATCTACACCAATAAAATTTTAGAAATTTATGCAGAAATGGAAAATCAATTTTTGCATAAAAATGAAAACCATCCAGATTTAATAAATTTTGGTGTGAGTACCACTTTGGCAAATTATATTATGCCAAAAGTAATTGCAAAATTTAGAACACAATTCCCTAATACTAAGTTTGAAATAACTGCAGGAAATTCTGACGATATTGAAGAACTTATTCTAAACCAAACACTAAATTTCGGAATTATAGAAGGTAAAAACACCAATCGTAAACTACAATTTAGTAAGTTCATGAAAGATGAAATTGTTTTAGTTACAAATGCTAAAAACAACACTTTTAAGAAAGGAATTATTAGTTTAGAAGTCTTAAAAGAAATTCCGTTTATTATGCGAGAACTAGGTTCTGGAACCAAAGAAATAGTTGTAGAACATTTAAACAAACACCACATTAAAAAACTAAATACTGTGGTAACTCTAAACAGTACAGAGGCTATTAAAAATTACCTTTTAAATTCTGATAATTTTGCTTTTATTTCTATTCATGCTATTTCTGAAGAACTAACAAATAACAAGCTTAAAATAATTGACGTAAAAGACTTATCTATTGAGAGATGGTTTTATTTTGTTTCTAGAACAGGGTATCAATCTAACCTAATGAGTTACTTTGAAAAATACACTTTAAACAACTATAACTTTTAG
- a CDS encoding T9SS type A sorting domain-containing protein — MKNTVHKVYFILFFIGCFQVNAQTINYKQEATKENSNFFEIVTKTRKQFIEKGKNSKTAETRLEKKTRKLFERWAWSWKDRVNSDGTFPKNQVNKEDYLNLLVDNASTKAKTSSTTKAWEQIGPTAIVNKNYNFDYPGPGRVDVVAVDPNNANIMYVGTPSGGLWKTTDKGVTWASKTDHLSGLGVTDILIDTNNTNIIYMATGDRDSSHVSSIGLFKSTDAGETWVPTGLTFSLSESEFIRDIAFAPGTTTTIFALTNADIRKSTDSGATWSNMFVTSDGTNQITYTAKYQSMVFDPNDANKVVVSDYWDAIYYSTDGGNNFKVHPAFLGGESAKILRITASPADNDYFYGINQDGVFRKYNFDFNDTTADIVKSTPVTALINGTATPFDSQSGYIQCIAVSPEDPDNLMVGGVQGWKSTDNGNTFSPVLNAYTSAANLPAGQIHVHADHHFLLFTDDTHIINGNDAGLRMGLFSPGSDADFPDVSSGLIITQSYNIAITHGLNGDDYMMANQDNDGFSKVLKDGVRQWVAAVAGDGTGTAIDIENPLIRYLGGTNGQLNKTIDGYEYDYASATQVLPSDATNAAFISPINVHPTIAATIYAGHGDVKKSIDRGANWTALGTGLTHTEFLDVSLNNASVRIFAIGEVAEVSTLKRSVDDGATWSTIASPSGVTINSVYGVPNTNTVYATVKSYSAGNKVYKSLNNGTTWTNISGDLPNIITFKIILDPNKTNETIYLATEIGVYFTDNSTTNWAKLGTGLPNVRISDIEVSANNGNVYVGTFGRGMWVYNDQKYFDNIDDSKWSTTNNWEGKNLPTNGDDVLIKAGEQVVLDSEGAVANSVEIANTGYLDIYKNADLTIENNFDSTNNGLFVYSDAADSGTLIVKGNSTGNITYVRGGLLATQWSLITPPVSGQKVKDFALNMANDIRTNSDSPAKYAIAKYNDANATGAKWEYFDVNIGAAVEFDKGNGYSISRGTEGSLNFNGTLETNTLNVYAAHGKWVAVGNPYTAYYPANKGGSGDFVQDNMAKLAIDAPAVYVWENSQAKYVAHSAESTTTKVLAPGQGFFIKMKPSGTDEMVVFNNTKIGTKTALTGDHTFNKSATTTPYIKLYVAKGNLKVNTDVVFSENATVGFDAGKDIINFNSSEFDLTTKLLDNSTDTDYTIQAIPNNNYENQVISLNLKGKANEKITFSALNSNLPEGMKVFLEDKETSSSYELSNTENYTLTLISDASGFGRFYVYFSTQALSVISDDVTKVQIYNQNNFLQIKGANARALKIDLFDLNGKVILNQNQSTDKYSPINLNSFSKGVYLVKVTTDGKSVSKKIIID, encoded by the coding sequence ATGAAAAATACAGTACACAAAGTATATTTTATTTTATTTTTTATTGGTTGCTTTCAGGTAAATGCACAAACAATAAACTATAAACAAGAAGCAACTAAAGAAAATAGTAATTTCTTTGAGATTGTAACTAAAACTAGAAAACAGTTTATAGAAAAAGGCAAAAACTCTAAAACTGCAGAAACTAGATTAGAAAAGAAAACCCGAAAATTATTTGAACGTTGGGCTTGGAGCTGGAAAGATAGAGTAAACTCTGACGGTACATTTCCTAAAAACCAAGTGAACAAAGAAGACTATTTAAACTTATTAGTAGACAATGCAAGTACAAAAGCAAAAACTTCTTCTACAACAAAAGCTTGGGAACAAATAGGCCCAACTGCAATAGTAAATAAAAACTATAATTTCGATTATCCAGGACCTGGTAGAGTAGATGTTGTAGCTGTAGACCCAAACAATGCTAATATCATGTATGTTGGTACACCTTCTGGTGGATTATGGAAAACTACAGATAAAGGAGTTACTTGGGCTTCAAAAACAGATCATTTATCTGGCTTAGGTGTTACCGATATTTTAATAGACACAAATAATACAAATATTATTTACATGGCAACGGGAGATAGAGACAGTAGCCACGTTAGTTCTATTGGACTGTTTAAATCTACAGATGCGGGAGAAACTTGGGTGCCAACCGGACTTACTTTTTCTTTATCTGAAAGTGAATTCATTAGAGATATAGCCTTTGCTCCTGGAACTACCACTACTATATTTGCTTTAACAAATGCTGATATAAGAAAATCTACAGATAGTGGTGCAACTTGGTCTAATATGTTTGTTACTAGTGATGGTACTAACCAAATTACTTACACTGCCAAATACCAATCGATGGTTTTTGACCCAAATGACGCAAACAAAGTTGTAGTTTCAGATTATTGGGATGCTATTTATTATTCTACAGACGGTGGAAATAACTTTAAAGTACATCCAGCTTTTCTAGGTGGTGAAAGCGCAAAAATATTAAGAATTACTGCTTCTCCTGCAGATAACGATTATTTTTATGGAATAAATCAAGATGGTGTTTTTAGAAAATATAATTTTGATTTTAATGACACGACAGCAGATATTGTTAAATCTACTCCTGTTACAGCACTTATTAATGGCACTGCAACACCATTTGATTCTCAAAGTGGTTATATACAATGTATTGCTGTTTCACCAGAAGACCCAGACAACTTAATGGTTGGTGGTGTACAAGGTTGGAAATCTACAGATAATGGAAATACTTTTTCTCCTGTTTTAAATGCATATACTTCTGCGGCAAACTTACCTGCAGGTCAAATTCACGTACATGCAGATCATCACTTTTTATTATTTACAGATGATACTCATATTATTAATGGAAATGATGCAGGACTTAGAATGGGACTTTTCTCACCGGGATCAGATGCAGATTTCCCTGATGTTTCTAGTGGTTTAATTATTACACAATCTTATAATATTGCTATTACTCACGGTTTAAACGGTGATGATTATATGATGGCAAACCAAGATAACGATGGTTTTTCTAAAGTTTTGAAAGATGGAGTTAGACAATGGGTTGCTGCTGTAGCAGGTGATGGTACAGGAACGGCAATTGACATTGAAAATCCTCTTATTAGATATTTAGGAGGAACAAACGGACAATTAAATAAAACGATTGATGGTTATGAATATGATTATGCAAGTGCAACACAAGTGTTACCATCAGATGCAACAAATGCTGCATTTATTTCTCCAATAAACGTACACCCTACTATTGCTGCAACAATTTATGCAGGACACGGAGATGTAAAAAAATCTATAGATAGAGGAGCTAATTGGACTGCACTTGGTACAGGTTTAACACATACAGAATTTTTAGATGTTTCTCTTAACAATGCTTCAGTTAGAATATTTGCCATTGGTGAAGTTGCAGAAGTTTCAACATTAAAAAGAAGTGTAGATGACGGTGCAACTTGGTCTACAATAGCAAGCCCAAGCGGAGTAACTATAAACAGTGTATATGGTGTACCTAACACAAATACAGTATATGCAACAGTTAAAAGTTATAGTGCAGGAAACAAAGTCTACAAGAGTTTAAATAACGGAACTACGTGGACAAACATAAGTGGTGATTTGCCAAATATTATTACATTTAAAATAATATTAGATCCTAACAAAACCAACGAAACTATTTATTTAGCAACGGAAATTGGTGTTTATTTTACAGATAACTCAACTACTAATTGGGCTAAATTAGGAACAGGTTTACCAAACGTAAGAATAAGCGATATTGAAGTAAGTGCAAATAATGGTAACGTATATGTAGGTACTTTTGGTAGAGGTATGTGGGTGTATAATGATCAAAAATATTTTGATAATATAGATGACTCTAAATGGTCTACAACAAATAACTGGGAAGGTAAAAATTTACCTACTAATGGAGACGATGTTTTAATAAAAGCAGGCGAACAAGTAGTTTTAGATTCTGAAGGTGCAGTTGCAAACTCTGTAGAAATTGCAAATACTGGTTATTTAGATATTTATAAAAATGCTGATTTAACCATTGAAAATAATTTTGATTCTACAAATAATGGTTTATTTGTGTATTCTGATGCAGCTGATAGTGGAACTTTAATTGTAAAAGGAAATAGCACTGGTAACATTACCTATGTAAGAGGTGGTTTATTAGCTACTCAATGGAGCCTTATTACGCCTCCTGTATCAGGACAAAAAGTAAAAGATTTTGCTTTAAATATGGCTAATGATATTAGAACAAACTCAGATTCTCCTGCTAAATATGCAATTGCAAAATATAATGATGCAAATGCAACTGGTGCTAAATGGGAATATTTTGATGTAAACATTGGTGCTGCTGTAGAATTTGATAAAGGTAATGGATACTCTATTTCTAGAGGAACTGAAGGATCACTTAATTTTAATGGTACCTTAGAAACAAATACTTTAAACGTATATGCTGCACACGGAAAATGGGTGGCAGTTGGTAACCCTTACACAGCATATTACCCTGCTAATAAAGGTGGTTCTGGAGATTTTGTACAAGATAATATGGCTAAACTAGCTATAGATGCTCCTGCTGTTTATGTTTGGGAAAATAGCCAAGCTAAATATGTTGCTCACTCTGCAGAATCTACTACAACTAAAGTATTAGCTCCAGGGCAAGGATTTTTTATAAAAATGAAGCCTTCTGGAACTGATGAAATGGTTGTTTTTAACAACACAAAAATAGGAACTAAAACAGCTCTTACAGGAGATCATACTTTTAATAAAAGTGCTACAACAACACCTTATATTAAATTATATGTTGCTAAAGGAAACTTAAAAGTAAATACAGATGTTGTGTTTTCTGAAAACGCAACTGTAGGTTTTGATGCTGGTAAAGATATTATCAATTTTAATTCTTCAGAATTTGATTTAACAACTAAATTGTTAGACAACTCTACAGATACAGATTATACCATTCAGGCAATTCCTAATAACAATTATGAAAACCAAGTAATTTCATTAAACCTTAAAGGAAAAGCAAATGAAAAAATTACTTTTTCTGCATTAAATAGTAATTTACCAGAAGGAATGAAGGTTTTCTTAGAAGATAAAGAAACTAGTAGCTCATATGAGTTAAGCAATACAGAAAACTACACGTTAACATTAATTAGTGATGCTAGTGGTTTTGGACGTTTTTACGTATATTTCTCTACACAAGCATTAAGTGTAATTTCTGATGATGTAACAAAAGTTCAGATTTATAATCAGAATAATTTCTTACAAATAAAAGGAGCAAATGCAAGAGCTTTAAAAATTGATTTATTTGATCTTAATGGTAAAGTTATTTTAAATCAAAACCAATCTACAGATAAATACAGTCCTATTAATTTAAATAGTTTTTCTAAAGGAGTTTACTTAGTAAAAGTTACTACCGATGGAAAATCTGTTTCTAAAAAAATAATTATAGACTAA